cccgCTATGTTCTCTGGtaccctccacgagttctgatcgcGGTTTTCCGAAGCCAGTGCGCTGTCACACGGCTTCGCGTTTTTTTAAGcatctgtttctgtttcttttcctacacgcggggtggcgcgccacttttcggggacgcgctaCTTAGGTCAGTCCTCGTTTAACGATataccccgtataacgatggaattcgcgattaccgtcaatatcgttatacgcgggtttcactgtatatcCGGAATCAGTTGAGACCAAACGTCGCAACTCCTTTAAACTGCCCTACTATAATGTTGCTGGTCACTCAATAATAAATTATTTTGTGCCAACCTTATGTGACACCTTCCGGCTTTGCAGATCCAGTACATCTTTATTCGACGCTGGCTGCCATGATCGATATTTGAATATGATCACTTCTCCATGCAGCCGACTATaaacaacaaatttattacgAGAAGATgaatggggtgtttcatcgccagaggcgatactctaccccattgtggggtggggatgtggggagtggaagaatgagccccttcacaataaggatcgaagtcctatggtgtccagaagagctttgagggcagggtGTTTGGGGGGACTATCATTAAGGTTCCCAATACACCAATAAATTTTAAAGTGATTTGGATTTATCCAAAAAGCTAATTATGGGTTCCAGTAGCTCAGAGCTCGGCACTGACGGCCATGCCCTGATGCCTAGCAGGACGAGGTTAATTTCCTTTTGCGTTGAGATTGCCCCACGTTATATGGGACCAGCCCTCGCAACAAGGAACAGCGGCCCAGTTGATCTAAATGAATTATGCAGCaagcctaaaaaaaaaaaaacactgcaaagCATTTGTGTAATGTGCAAAATTCGGTCCTTGCCATGAAGCAGCTCGACATCGGAGCCACTCAATAGGGTACCTTATTCAGTTAGTAGGGTATTTACTATGTTACAAAATTCAATATGAGCACATCCTGAGTTCATTTCGACCACTTACCAGGTCTCCCCTGAAAATTTCGAGCTCCAAGATAAATAATTGGGGGTTgacgcgagacaactgagatgatcagcgacgccacagcagtcgatctgtggattgcttttgtcCACGTAAGGGTTCTCTAAGgggcgatgaaagctcatcacacggcaccccgtatttaacgtccctcgccaaagacggcgtgtctaagcaacttgtaccctgccaccaagttgctggcgttgtcggccgggttcgaacccgcgatctctggatcagaaggcgaacacgctaccgactgagccaccgaggccggttccAGCTCCTAGAGCTGGATGTACTAAACCTTTTTCTCTGAATCATGCCCCCAGTCCAAACTAAAAGCGGACAAAAAGGAGTACAGATAACACCCAAACTGCGTTCCTGAAAGGGCACATATTGGTGCAACACAGGCAGTAAATTGGAATGGAAGGGACAAGGTGAAGGGATATCCTGATTTCAAAATGTTCACATCGAAAGGGGATCACACAGACATTGTTGTCTGCAAGTGAGGCCAGATAACCGCTTTTGTGCAATGCAGCTTCTCATTCATTCTGTGAGTATTATGTGACGACTCTCAGTCATCTTTTTCTCTCAAAGTGCCGGATATTACTTCAGTTGAAGAAAAGAAACTATGAAAAACTTTCAATTATCGGGCATCCTCTGAATATAACTGAATAACTAAGCTCCGAAAAACTGGAACCGCCACTATGCAGTCTCAACTGTATCTTGAATGAATAGTGAAAACAGGACTCTCCATGGTTACAATATTGGCGCCATAGAAGTTGTAGGCACACAGCATGAACGAAAATCAATTTTTTTAATGGACGTCGATTTGACAACATGTGTGCTGTCTATCGTATCCTCCAAACACCTCAGTATTACGACACACACCAACGGAAGCCGATGGAACCCAGACTGTGACGAACCTGTCTACTAGCATTGTACATGTAGAACCCCCTCACAACCACTGCAAAGTTAATTCACTGCCCAGAAGGATTTATGGCAATGTTAACCTTGTACCACATGTAAAGTTTGTCGAACCGTTGCACAAGGAAAGTTGAACTCACATTAGAGTCTCTGCAGATGTGCTTCGCGTTAGGTGACTGCGCAATAACTCTTTTACCGTACTTCATCTTGTGGGCCTTGACGTCTTCTATGTTGTGCATTTTTCTCCTCTCGTACTTCGCTTTGAATCGAAGTGCGCGCTGCACGAGTCCTGCAGCAGATTCCAAGGATCCAACATCAATGGTTACAATTTGATTTGTACATAAAATGTGTATTCACGAGAGCAGCATTACTCagaatattctgcggggatGCGCAAAACACCATAGATGTCCTCGCTTCCTGCTGCGTCATGTCTTTTTGTGCTCTTCTAACGATGGGGAACACTACTCAGCTCAGCGACAAGACTTATTCCCtggcagacagcacagccaaaggtgtcgtctgctatctgcGCAGGATGCCACTCCCTATACAATTGAACCTGGTTAATATGAGTAAAACCTCGTCAATGCAACATCCCTCTTTATGACGCTTTTTCTCGGGTACCTTTTCCTCGCAATAACTTCCGCATGTACGTAATCCctgttcgttaatatgacatttcaTTTATATGACAATGACTGGTATTTTCCACATAACTAGGGTCGAACACGTGTACTTTACCTTCATTACTGTGACTATTGGTCATTGAACCGGCAGTTCTCCCTACCTATAACGGCCAAAACGCGGGCCCGTGTTTGGTGTGATTTATGATGCCCCTGTCTGACATGCTTACAAGCAGGGATTCAAAACTGGAatgtaaccgaaaaccgcttggaACCCAATTTTTTTCCAAGAACTGTAACCGAAAGGTAACCATAATTTACCATGGACAATTAACTGAAACCATAACCTGAACCGCCAAATGTGATTTCAGTTACCGGTTCATATGAATCAGTTCAAGCGTAAACGCGAACAACTTTGGATATGATATTTGAATCGCTTTACAACTGTGATTAGTGGTGCAGTATGTGCTTCTATTCAAGTGAGATCTCTTCGCtgtgtgtttttcattcagaggTTTTAGACAGCATACGCGCTTGGACCCATAATCGGACGACATATATTGCGTACGCCCCTAAGAGTTATGAACTGTATTATCGTGATCATTGGAGATACACAGCGCTGCACACTGCTTGTTTCCGCATCTGTTTGCTCAACTGCTGAACGCACACAGTTTTTCTCGACTTGTAGCTTGTTACAGCACGAGCGAAATTAATGTGCACAAGATAACAGACATCGCAACAAATTATTTTACGGGGAATGTCGCAAACAGTGAAAGAGTGTCCAAGACAAGAGCGATACTACTACTCTTTCACAGACAGCGATTATCTTTCTTCGAACTCGCAGATGGCATTGCACCTCTCTTTCGTAGCGCAACAGATGAACACATTCATTTTCATCCGTTTGCAGTTCGTGGCTCATTTTGTGAGATCCATGCAGCCTGTAGATACATCctaaagaaaactgaaaaaaaaaagaaaaagcactgGTTCAAGTGTTTGGCTACCGGTAACTGCAATTATTAAAACGGCGAATCCTGTAACGGTAACTGCTTTCAGAATTCTGACACTGAACCTTAACCGTAACCAAACCGATATTCATTTCAGTTTCCGTCCCTGCTTACAAGAGCTCGGTCCCTGGTCGCATGGTCATAGTGACCAGCTGTAGTCATACGGCGTTCATCGACCGTGTCTCAAAAGCGCTAAAGAATAGCGCTGATTGGCGGAATGAAGGAGCGGATACATGTGCGTCACATTCAAGAGCGACCGTGCGCCCACCAGGATCTCGCAGACTCCGACATTTTCAAGGAATAAAGCGTTATATATTCTTTTAAAATGCTTCATTATTCATCTGTCCTTACCAGTTTACGTAATCCTCTGCTTTTTGAAGCTTAGTAAAGGGCAACTCGTAACACCATTAATATGACAATTTGATCTGTGACCAAAATCCAAGGGAAGGACATGAGATACTGAGGAACATCCGCCCTGTGAGCAGCTTTTCGCCTTTCCTTCTGCTACGGTATATCCGTGGGAACGCTGCTCGTGTGAATGCACAGTAAGCATCGGAGTTATTTCCTGGAATATGTCCCCAAATTATTCAGCTTGTCCTTTACGAGCTAAAAACAATTAGTACATCTTGGaagaaaagtttacggaacacggtacTAGCGTATTCTTTCATCGGATCGGCCTCCTGCTGGATATCAAGAAGAGTTTGAATAAGAAACGGTGACTGACTATTCTGTCCAgctctcagtgtgtgtgtgtgtgtgtctgctcctgcttgctgctagggtgttgccccaatggagaaatgagacaccccggtgttctgtAAACTCTTGTCTCAAGGTGTACTAAGGAGACTATTATTCAAGAATCAGACATTCAGTCTTGGCTAGACTAAGCCACAAGTAACTTGTATTTGTAACAAGTTGCCACTTCTGCTGAAAGTTGCTGCAAGTTACTCAGGTAAGTTCTGTACATTTCCTACGCATCAATCTTCAAGCAAcgtgttttgtttcttcttacATTCTTAAGAAATGTGTAGCAGGAAATCTCCAGCCCTTAAGCCCTTAAGTGGTCTTAATGGTTTTAAAAGGATGTGTTCGACTCAGTACCAACGAGCCTAAAGAAGCGTATTGACAGACAGACAGCATATTGGAGTGCTGGATCAAAAACAAATGGCTATCATGGCTATGCTTGTTACTTGGCAAACAAATGCATGTACATAAATATGCCGatgacgaaagatgaaagtcactgaaaaggttagccagctaagcATAAATATGCATGTAAGCAAAATATGCTTACATGCACAAAATTACATAGCTACACAAAAACAAATTTAGTATGTAACATTAATGGCCCAACTTTTTCTACAATTATTAAAAATATACGAGCAACTAAAGGCCTCCCATGCTGAAGTTAGGGAGTAATATTTTGGTTAATGATTAGTATACAAATGATATATCTTACATATCCAACAGCGTCACGGAGCTGGCCATAACGCAGCACCAGTAGACGAGCTGCTTCACCATACAGTTTCCCAGGGTACCTTCAGTAACAGTACATGTAACAGAAATATGTGTCCCAATGGCAATGGCACCTGTTTGCTTCCTCAGAATCCAATGACACAGAGTCCATGACAGAATATCTATGCAGGACATGTATGCAAAGGTTTAGACACTGCAGAATATGAAGTAACATATTTCAGTTTCTTCTATACACCTGTAATATAGATTAATGGGCGAGCTCTTTACATCCTCCACTTCACAGCAATGAGAGATAACGCAAGATAGCGCTacgaatagagcctgaagttttcaggaaatattttttcctgaatTGAGGGTGTAAAAATTGGATAAATAAACATGCGCACTAAATTCAagtgaattcgggtgaaaaacctTCCAGTAGGCTACATTCGGgaagaaatcaggctcagttactcaaactaactgtactgatgaaagatgaaagtcactgaaaaggttagccagctgtaggactcgaacccacatcttctggattgcctgtACTGCCtggaactgtactggtttggtacaaatggtgattgAACTGTGATGGAAACAGAGCCGTGTTTGGCAGCAACGAATGGggtccccaggaggcaaagattggtggcatccaattagacagcaggagaagcatgCGCATGCCTATCGTGGCCGCGTGAATTTGGAGCAGGTCCGATCGTAGCGTTCTGTATATTAGCGGCATGATGCGTGCTGGTGCATTTTCCAATACAGATTTACTGAGCTGTAGTACAGAACAGTTCTACTGAATGTTCCATCGACAGCATTtgtcttcacgtccttcggacagcgacgccagtccgctccTCAACatgcactatgtttttcaccgggactgctccgtggcatggcacgcgcagcatgcaCAAGATGAAACGACATTCATTGCTTAGCACCGAAGCAAGAAAAAGTCCGGAATAACATCGATTGTAGTTACGTAACAGAATCAAAGCTTTATATTATGATAACAACGTCAAAATtcacatagcgtgtaacgtaatttgaagtgaacttctTTGTgcgttttagtgcccctttaaccttTTCTTTCCTCGCCACCACCAGTAGTGGAAACTGATTATCTCGAATAATAAAGTTGCATTTCATGAAATCTACATACTTTGCTTAAACAAAGCTTCCGACAAACGGAACAACTTTTCCATTCCCTTGGAGTTCCATTTAAGAGGAGACCACAGTAAACGTAACGTGAGGTACTTACGGGGAATTTTGAGTGTATAGGGGTACTTACAGGGTATACTGGCTTATGTCACGATTGAGCCACAGCACAGTCCTGTTCCTAAATGTGTTCGGAACGTCGGCCGCGGACTTGAAGGTGTGCAGCGCCGCGGCTATGTCGTAAGCAAGATCGAGTAAGGTGTAGTTCAGAATGGTGAACCTCGGTACCACGTCCTCGAACGGCACCGTCCCTCCCTTTTGCGACGGCGGCAGCGCTCGTAGCTGTGCCACTAACTGCGGCTCACCTTGTCGCTCGGTCGGTGGGGCGTGCTGCACTTGTACTGCACGCTGCAGGGTAGGAGCAGTTGATGATATGGCCTGGTAATGATGATGGGGTTGTGTGGGCGGTGCAGTCGTGTGCGACTGCAGCGGGAGCTGTGGAGCGTCCCTGAAAacgtacaaataaataaataacaatagTTTATTTTACCAACGACTTGGCAGGAGGCCCAGGCTAAAAGCTGTTATGAAAGCAGCTTCATGGGgcccgttaatctgacatactcgctttatgagcgtttttctcgggaaccgttcCGCTGGCACGTAAATCCCTCTCATTAATACTGCAATCCCTTTATCGGACAATGAGCAAGATTTCAGTCACAAGTACGGTCAAACAGTCATTATCTTCCGGCTATTATAACCGCGTCACACGACACTCAGAGTAGCCCCCCCGGGAGAGGCTATGTCGTACCTCGCTCAAAGGGTGAAACGTGTTAAAGAAGGGCATCAAGGTTTGGGATGTCCCCTGAAGTCGCTGAATTATACTCATGTCACTTTTCAAACCACCGAAGTGCTCTAAAAGGCGGCGACCAGATGTCCAGTCTTTATCACTTACAGCTTCTTCGATAGATTTTGAAGCGCTGTTCCCCGAGCATCACTGTCGATCAGCAGTGTTTGATCTTCCACGAGCCATGTCGTACCCTTCACGTGTCCGTACCACACCGCGCAGACGTGTCGTTTCTACTTTCTTTCTTGGAGTATGTacgaataaataaattaatcgTGAATTAAACTTGTCTCTAGTCCAGCATGATTTGTTCTCTATCTTCCTAACTGAGCTCATGCTGGAGCGAAACTACTTCTTCAATTTCTCCCAAAAACTTCTAGAAGGTTAAAATTTGCGGGAATTTTTCACCTCTCTCCCCAAGAGCTTCCTGTAGGTGCGCACTAGCACCATGCAAATATTCAATTTTTTCTAATACTAGGGCAAATAATTTTACATTTAACTCAATTTGATTCAAACTGACAATGGAATTATCTATTTGAACtgatgtttcttccaaaccgaacAGATTCAAACTGTTAAAAAAGTGAATAAGGCTAAAGAGGAGCGCTACTTGATATTCTAAACCGTATGAACGTGTCGTGTAACAGAGAACCCTCTTTATTACGACAACCGCCATTCCCGTGGATTTTGATCGTAAAGCAAATTTTGATGCTCACAAGAAACACATCGCCACGTAGAATAAAAGTCTACGTAGTTGCGAAGATTCTGAAGAAGTCTGTCACGTATGTCTACTTAGAGCAATCCCGGTAGTCAAGTTTTCTAAATGGACAATAGCGCCGTTAATAGGCCTTCTGCAAAATGGGAAGCGCCATCTCTGGGACGCGGTTGCAACTGGGGCGGCCATCTTCGTGTTGTCGACGGCGCAAGTGCGCGGTATTGTCTGATGCTTCACAGATAGCTCGCTTGCACGTCGTGATTCTCGTTAGTGCAGCAAAAATGCCTCCGCATTGCTCAAAGAATAACGGCGCAACCTTTAGCGTTTTGCTTGCTGGTAATCGATGCAATCCGTGGTCGCCCCTGCTGTGCTTTGgcaattcgaaaaaaaaaatgttacgcATAATCCCGAGGTCAGCAACTTCAATCCTTGTCGGCCTATTTAACATGCGTCATCCTCAGCCTGAAGTATGTGGTAGCCTGAAAAACGGTCACAGAGCTAgcatgtcagattaacgggTTGATACCAACAAGAGTTCACGGCACGGGTCCCGGACCTAACCTTGGTAGGTTTCTCTGGTGAGCTGTTGTCCGCCCCCGGTGAGAATTTGTCCGGTGGCTTTCGTCCGCACTCCTCCCTGCACATGCTGTATGCGTGTTTATATCCGTACATGCGTCGCATGTGTGCCCGGTAGCGCAGGCACCTGTATATAGTGGGAGTGGGAACTGACATTTCCATGGTTTCGCGACTCAAAATCGCTCGAGCTGAATATGGCCTGAAGAGCAATGCACTTACATTCCTACTGGCGCTCCACATTTTCTGCATTGTCCTTGCTGTGGATCTCGCTTCGAGTCGGTGACAAGGATCAAGTCCTTGTCTTTGAGCATTGTAGTTTCATCATAATCCAGATAGCACCTAAATTCTTCATTGTAAAAAAAACTATCTATGATGCAAACGAAGTGAAGCATGGGCCAGTCGTGCTTTTACTGTTTAAGTTCTTTTTGAGCCACTTTTTGGTTTTTAAGTGTAAAGGACTCACAAGTCGCATCCAAAGAAAATCTACACGAACCCGAAGATCAAAAACGAAATCGCCAAACAAATTAGGAAATGAAAAGTATTGATCCTTTACCTGAATCAGAGACGAGCTCACATCAAGGATTTCTTCGAACGTAAGAGAAATGGCTACTTTCACATCATCGAGTGTACAGTTGAACGGTAATTCTATCAGTCGCTTATGATTTTCGTAACAAGCCACACACCGCAAAGACATGTTTTGTAACGGGATAATTGATTAGACAATCGATACTGGCTCAACAGAACGAAACCCATAGAGTGCAGATGCGACAGACTACATTAGCTTCCGAATGTAGACGTTCCCCTCGATCCATGAGGAGGTCGGAGAAACTAAGCAGCGAAACAAACCAACGACAAATCTGTCGAAAATAGACCACATCGAACACCGCACTGTTCCAAACACACACCACTCCCGTTTGTTTGGTGTTTTCACGAAGTTTTCCGACGCCTCCGCGAGACGTCACCCGCATCGTTAGCTACgggcaccgtgcgctagagttttctgTCGACGGCAGCGGTCCCTCGAGGGGAAACGCGGCTTTATGCCCTGGTACCAGACCgcagcgtctagcagtgctgtgcAAATACTTGGTCAAAAGAGCTGTCTCCTCGCCGTGTGGGTCTGTTGACTGTTCCTCATTACGCCGGAGCTTCCTCTTCTCCTCGACAAGGAGTCTGGCTTTCACTCCCTTCGTGAACGAGAACGAGAAGCGCCCAATATCGAAACTCTCAAAAGCTGTTAACACTTCCCTTCTCCATCGACGACTGGGACACCTACATCTGGACGCGGTACATCATACCTACGGAGGAACCCAGTCCACAGACGACGATAGATGCTCGGTCTGTCTATTAGGGAAATTGACAAGGAAAAGCTTTCCAAGTACTGCCGTCACTTTGCGAGCGAAGTCACCACTGGACCTGGTGCACTCAGACGTTGCGAGTGTCACCCCGACCTCTAAGGAGGGGTCAAACCTGGGCTGTTCGGAGGCAACATCGAAAGACAAAGCTGGACCCTAAGGCTGTGGAGTGCGTTTTCGTCGGGTACCCAGAGGGTGTAAAAGGTT
This genomic stretch from Ornithodoros turicata isolate Travis chromosome 9, ASM3712646v1, whole genome shotgun sequence harbors:
- the LOC135369205 gene encoding uncharacterized protein LOC135369205; this encodes MLKDKDLILVTDSKRDPQQGQCRKCGAPVGMDAPQLPLQSHTTAPPTQPHHHYQAISSTAPTLQRAVQVQHAPPTERQAAALHTFKSAADVPNTFRNRTVLWLNRDISQYTLYPGKLYGEAARLLVLRYGQLRDAVGYDSCSAHFDSKRSTRGEKCTT